AGGGCTCGCTCACCGAGTTCCAGTGCCACATCGAGATAGACGTCATTGGCCTCGGTGAAGCTGCTCAGCTCGCCGTACCGCTCCAGGGGCAGCGCCAGCCGGCGATGGGAGACTCCGCTGGCGGCGCCGAAGCGCTCAAATTCCGGTCCAGCGAAACCCGCTAGGGCCGCGGTCATTTCGTCTTGACTGTAGCGGTGCGGCGGAAACGCGACGGTCGCCGAGGCAACGGTAGGAAATGTAGTCACATTCTGGATTACGCCGTCGCCGACTTCAGGGTTCAATACCGACCTAGAGTGTGAATCACATGAACCAAAGCGCCGTCCATTCCGTACGCAACTAGGGGATTGGCGACACCTGAATCGGAAGGATCCCGCGATGCTGCGCGGAGTCACTCGGGCTGCACTCACCGCGCCGCGACGCGTTGTCGCCGTGGCCGCCTTGGTGCTGATCGGCTCGGCCATCTTCGGCGCACCGGTAGCCGGAAAGCTGTCGGCGGGCGGGTTCACCGATCCGAATTCGGAATCGGCGCGGGCCGGCGAGGTCCTCGTCGACAAATTCGGCCAGAGTGACCAGCAGATGCTGATCACCGTCACCGACGCCGGCGGCGCCACCAGCGATCGGGCCACCTCGACCGGTACCGCGATCGTCGATCACCTGAAAGCCTCACCGTGGGTCTACGGGACCTCCTCGACCTGGACCGGCTCGCCCGGGCTGGTGAGCACCGACGGCACCTCGGGGCTGATCATCGCCCAGCTGAAGGGCGGTGAGAACAACGCCCAGCACTACGCCAAGTCCCTGCTGGATTCGCTGACCGACGCGGGTGTGTTCGACCGTGACGGGGTGGCCGTCGCGGCCGGCGGCGACGCGGTGATGTACGCGCAGATCAACGAGCAGAATCAGCACGACCTGCTGGTGATGGAATCCATCGCGGTCCCGTTGAGCTTTCTGGTGCTGGTCTGGGTGTTCGGTGGGCTGGTCGCGGCGGCACTGCCGCTGGCGGTGGCGGCCGTGGCGATCGTCGGGTCGATGACGATACTGCGAGCGCTCACCTTCTACACCGACGTGTCGATCTTCGCGCTCAACCTGACCACCGCCATGGGCCTGGCGCTGGCGATCGACTACACGCTGCTGATCATCAGCCGCTACCGCGACGAACTCGCCGCCGGCGAGTCACCTGACGACGCGCTGACCCGAACCATGGCCACCGCGGGCCGTACGGTGCTGTTCTCGGCGACCACCGTCGCGTTGTCGATGGCGGTCATGGCGGTGTTCCCGATGTACTTCCTGAAATCGTTCGCCTACGCCGGGGTCGCCACCGTGCTGTTCGTCGCCTGCGCGGCCATCGTGGTGACCCCGGCACTGATCGTGGTGCTGGGCCCCCGGCTGGACGCGTTGGACATGCACCGGGTGGCCCGGCGACTGCTGGGGCGCGACGAGCCCGTGGCCAAACCGGTCGAACAGCAGTTCTGGCACCGGTCGACGACGGCGGTGATCCGGCGCGCGGTGCCGATCGGACTGGTCGGCGTCACCGTGCTGGTGCTGCTGGGGGTGCCGTTCCTCGGAGTCAAATGGGGATTCCCCGATGACCGGGCGCTCCCCCGCTCGGCATCGGCGCATCAGGTCGGCGACCGGCTGCGCACCGGGTTCGCCGAGGACTCGGCAGCCAACATCAGCGCGGTCATCCGCGACGCCGGCGGACTGTCCCACGCCGATCTCGAGCGCTACGCGGCCAGCCTCTCGGCGGTGACCCACGTGTCGGCGGTGACCGCGCCGACCGCCACGTTCGTCGACGGGCAGCCGGTGGGCCCGCCCGCGGCACCGACCGGCCTGGTCGACGGCAGCGCGCTGGTGACCATCGCCAGCAACGCCCCGCTGTTCTCGGCCGCCTCCGACGAACAGCTCGACGAGCTGCACCGGATCCCCGCGCCGGCCGGGAAGACCGTTGAGTTCGCCGGGTTGGCACAGACCAATCGAGACAGTGTCGCCGCCATCACCTCACGATTGCCGCTGGTGCTGGGGGTGATCGCGGCCATCACCTTCGTGCTGCTGTTCCTGCTGACCGGCAGCGTGGTGCTGCCGGTGAAGGCCCTGATGCTCAACGTGTTGTCCTTGACGGCCGCGTTCGGGGCGCTGGTCTGGATCTTCCAGGACGGCCATTTCGGCGCGCTCGGCACGACGCCGACCGGGACGCTGGTCGCCAACATGCCGGTGCTGCTGTTCTGCGTCGCGTTCGGGCTGTCGATGGACTACGAGGTGTTCCTGATCGCGCGGATCCGGGAGTACTGGCTGGCCTCCGGCCGCACCCCGGCCGACAACGACGCCAGCGTGGCGCTCGGGCTGGCCCGAACCGGGCGGGTGATCACCGCCGCGGCGTTGGTGATGTCGATATCGTTCGCCGCGCTGATCGCCGCGCACGTGTCGTTCATGCGGATGTTCGGCGTCGGGCTGACCCTGGCGGTGCTGACCGACGCCACGCTGGTACGCACGGTGCTGGTACCCGCCTTCATGCATCTGATGGGCCGGGCGAACTGGTGGGCGCCCGGACCGCTGGTTCGGCTGCATGAGCGGATCGGCATCAGTGAGGACCACACCCCGGTGGCCACCAAGAGCGGGCGGCACCGCCGGTCCGGGCAGACCCCCGCCGAGTCGGTGTTCGCCGAGGCGGTCGGCTATCGCGCCGCGCTCAACGGGCGACCGACACCGCGTCACGCACGGCCGCAGCCAGACTCCGCTCGTCGTTGAGGTCCAGGCCCACCAGGCTGCGGCTGGCCCTGGCCACCACGTCCTCGTCGTGCGGGACCGGGCACTGGAGCCTGGGTCGGTAGATCTCGACCATCAACGCCTGCTGCTCGATGCGGAAGGAGAAGCTCCGGCCGTCGCCGACCTCGCCGAATCCGCTCGCGAACGCACCGGTCCAGATCTCCTCGATGAGGAATTCCGAACACTCCAGCTGCCAGTCCTCGGCGACAGTCATGACCGCGACGTTACACCTAACTGAACTTATTGTTACCGGGACATGCCGAACCGGCGTCGGCGCCCTCCTTAGACTCAGGGTTCGCCCCCGAGTCGATCACCGACCGCGAAGAGCTGGAAGAGCTGCCCGTGCTGAAGCACTCCCCCCGCCGGCCCGGCCCATTCTGTCGAGGCCTGCTGTTGTCCCTGCTGCTGGTGCTCACGGCATGCTCGTCCAATCCCGTCACCGCGCCGCCGCCGACGATCCCGCCGGCACAGCCCGCGGTCTCGCCCGCGATATCCCAGCGGCCGGCGGGCACAGTGCGGCCGCTGGGTGGGCGGGCCACCGGCGCGGTCTTCGACGCCGCCACCGGGGTGCTGGTGGTGCTGTGTCCCGGTGCCGACGCGCAGACCCCGGCAACCGTCAACCTGGTCGGCGCGCCCGGCCCCACCGTGCTGGCACTGCCGGGCCCGGCGACCGCGGTGACCGGCGACGGCGCCGGTGTCGCCTACCTGTCGAGCCGCGGCGGCTATTTCACGGTCGACCTGACCACCCGCCGCATCAACCGGATCGGCGTCGACGATGCCGCCGACGTCGACTTCACCGCGATCGCACGGCGCAGCGACGGCACGATGGTGCTGGGTACCGCGGACGGCGCGGTGCACACGCTGACCTCAGAGGGCACCCGGACCGCCGAGCGGGCGAAGATCTTCGCCCGAGTCGACGAGCTTGTCGCGCAAGACAATACCTCCGTCGTGCTGGACCGCGGTCAGACATCGGTGACCACCATCGGCCCCGACGGCAAACCGCAGTACGCACTGCGCGCCGGCCAGGGCGCCACGACGCTGGCGGCCGCTCCGCACGGACCGGTGCTCGCCGCGGACACCCGTGGCGGCCAGCTGCTGGTCTACGGCGCCGACCCGCTGATGCTGCGACAGGCCTATCCGGTGCCGCAGGCCCCCTACGGGGTGGCCGGGTCGGGCGGCTTCGCGTGGGTGTCGCAAACCGCGACGAACACCGTGGTCGGTTACGATCTGAGCACCGGAATCCCCGTGGAGAAGGTGCGATACCCGACCGTGCAGCAGCCCAACACCCTGGCTTTCGACGACACCTCGGACACGCTGTACGTGGTGTCGGGCACCGGAGCCGGGGCCCAGGTCATCGAGCATGCGACGGGGCAACGTTGACCGCGCTGCGGCCACGCCGGCTGCCGGCGGGCTGGGACAACGAACTGTCCGATGAATACGAATGGATTCCGCTGCGGCTGCCGCCGGAGATCACCCGCATAGGCGCCTCGACCCGGTTGTCGATCGAGGCCGAATATCGAGGTTGGGAGTTGACCCGGGTGCGGTTGTACACCGATGGCAGTAGGCGGGTGTTGTTGCGCCGCAAGAAGTCCCCATCGAAAGCGGTCAACGGGAACCGCTGCGTCGACCAGCCGGGGCTGTAGGCGGATGGGGTGGTACGGCGCACTGCGCCGCGCGCTGTTCCTGGTGCCCCCGGAACGCATTCACACGATCACGTTCGCCGCGTTACGCGGCGCCACCGCACCGTCGCCGGCCCGCCGGGTGCTGCAGCGCCGGCTGGCGCCCCACGACCCGGTGCTGGCCAGCACGGTGTTCGGGGTGCACTTCCCCGGCCCGCTCGGACTGGCCGCCGGTTTCGACAAGGACGGCGTCGGATTGAAGGCCTGGGGCGCACTGGGTTTCGGCTACGCCGAGGTGGGCACCGTGACCGCGGCGCCACAGCCCGGCAACCCCGCGCCGCGGCTGTTCCGGCTACCCGACGACCGCGCGTTGCTGAACCGGATGGGGTTCAACAACCACGGCGCCGGTGCGCTGGCCGCCCGGCTGGCCAGGCATCACGCCGACGTGCCGATCGGAGTCAACATCGGCAAGACCAAGACCACCCCGGCCGAGGAGGCGGTCTCCGACTACCGCGCCAGCGCACGACTGCTCGCGCCACTGGCCGCCTATCTGGTGGTCAACGTCAGCTCGCCGAACACCCCGGGGCTGCGTGACCTGCAGGCGGTCGAGGCGCTGCGGCCCATCTTGGCCGCGGTGCGCGCCGAAACCACCCGGCCGGTGCTGGTCAAGATCGCCCCGGACCTGGCCGACGACGACCTCGATGCCGTCGCCGACCTCTCGGTGGAGCTGGGCCTGGCCGGCATCGTGGCCACCAACACCACGGTCTCCCGCGACGGGCTGGCCACCCCGGGTGTGGCCGACCTCGGGCCGGGCGGCATCTCCGGTCCGCCGGTTGCCCGCCGGGCCCTCGAGGTGCTGCAGCGGCTGTATGCCCGCGTCGGTGACCGGCTTGCCCTGATCAGCGTCGGCGGGATCGAGACCGCCGACGATGCCTGGGAGCGGATCACCGCCGGCGCCTCGCTGCTGCAGGGCTACACCGGGTTCATCTACGGCGGCGGCCTGTGGGCCCGCGACATCCACGACGGGTTGGCCCGCCGACTGCACCAAGGCGGGTTCGGGTCACTCTCCGAAGCCGTCGGGTCCGCCGCCCGCTAGCCCGCCTCCCTCGCGCGAGCGTGCGTGGTTGTACGCGACTCGCCGGTCGCGGCCGTACAAACACGCACGCTCGCGGGAGTTGGGTCTAGTTCTGCACTACTTCTGCTCGTAGGTGCCGACGATCACCGCGCGTGCGATGGCGTGCATGAACAGGTTGAAGCCCAGGTAGGCCGGGCTGGCGTCCTCGGCCAGTTCCAGCTTCTCGACGTCGACGGCGTGCACCGCGATGTAGTAGCGGTGCGGGCCGTGACCGGCCGGCGGCGCGGCACCCACGTAGCGGCGCATCCCGGCGTCGTTGACCAGGGTCAGCGCCTCCCCGGGCAGCAGGCTGCCGTCACCGACACCCTCGGGCAGCTCGGTGCAGGTGGCCGGCAGGTTGGCCACCGCCCAGTGCCAGAACCCGGACGCGGTGGGCGCGTCGGGGTCGTAGACGGTGACCGCGAAGCTGCGGGTCTCCTCCGGGAAACCCGACCAGCTCAGCTGCGGGCTGGCGTCCTGTCCCCCGGCGCCCATGATTCCGCTGACCTGCGCCGTGGCCAGCGGTTGGCCGTCGGTGACCGACGTGGAGGTGAGCGTGAACGTCGGCAGCTCGGGCAGGGCGGCGTACGGGTCGGGGGCTGTGGTCATGACTGGTCCTCTCGTAGTGGATCAACTTCGTCGTTTGGTCAGCAGTGTGTCAGGAAGTGGTGCAGCACGCGGGTGCCGAACTCCAGCGCGTCGACTGGAACGCGCTCGTCGACGCCGTGGAACAGCGCGGAGAAGTCGAGATCCGGCGGCAGCCGTAGCGGGGCGAAGCCGAAGCACCGAATACCCAACTGGGCGAATGCCTTTGCGTCAGTTCCCCCGGACAGCATGTAGGGCACGGTCCGGGCGTCGGGGTCGCAGGACAGCAGCGCGGCGTTCATCGCGTCCACCAGGTCGCCGTCGAAGGTGGTCTGCACCGGCGGCAGGTTGGTGACCCATTCCCGGGTGACGTAGGGGCCGATCAGTTCGTCGACCTCGGCTTCGAATGCCGCCTGGCGCCCGGGCAGTACCCGGCAGTCCAGCACCGCCTCCGCGGTCGCGGGGATGACGTTGGCCTTGTAGCCGGCGTGCAGCATGGTCGGGGTGGCGGTGTCCCGCAGGGTGGCGTTGACGATGCGGGCGATCGGTCCGAGTTTCTCGATCATCCCTTCCAAGTCCGGCGAGTCGACGTCGATGTCGTGGCCGGTCTCCTCGCTGACCGCGGCCAAGAACTGCAGCACCGCGTCGGTGAGCACCAGCGGGAACCGGTGCCGGCCCAGTCGCGCCACCGCCTCGGCCACGGCGGTGACGGCGTTGTCGTCGTTGATCATCGAGCCGTGCCCGGCGCGGCCGTGGGCCCGCAACCGCATCCAGCACAGGCCCTTCTCCGCGGTCTCGATCAGATACAGCCGGCGCTCCCCGCCGTCGCGGCGCGGCACGGTCAGCGAGAAACCGCCGACCTCCCCGATCGCTTCGGTGACGCCGGCGAACAGATCCGGCCGGTTCTCCACCAGCCAGTGCGCGCCGTACTTCCCGCCGGCCTCCTCGTCGGCGAGGAAGGCGAACACCAGATCGCGCGGGGGGGTGATCCCGGCGCGGGCCAGGTGGCGGGCCACCGCGATCGTCATGCCGACCATGTCCTTCATGTCGACCGCGCCGCGGCCCCAGACGTAGCCGTCGGTGACCGCCCCGGAGAACGGGTGCACGCTCCACTCGCTGGCCTCGGCGGGCACCACGTCGAGGTGGCCGTGGATCAGCAGCCCTCCGCGGCTCGGGTCGCTGCCGGCCAGCCGGGCGAAGACGTTGCCGCGCCCCGGCGCTCCGGACTCGACGTACTCGGTCTGGTAGCCGGCTTCCTCGAGCTGGGTGGCGACCCACCGGGCGCACTCCGCCTCGCCCTTGGTCGTCTCGGGCTCTCCGGTGTTGGAGGTGTCGAAACGGATGAGGGTGCTGACCAGTTCGACGACCTCGTCGACTGCGTCACCGGCAGGATCGGGGCTAACCGTCACAGTTACCTTTCCTACCACTTCCGCGCGCGGGCCTTCCGACGACAGTTGCGCGGGCTGGGTTTGGGTCCGGCGATCAGCATCCGTTAGCCTTAGCTGCCCGGCTGGTCCGGGTCGGTCCGAGTGGCGGAATGGCAGACGCGCTAGCTTGAGGTGCTAGTGCCCTATTAATGGGCGTGGGGGTTCAAGTCCCCCCTCGGACACATCCGGCGACACGACTTATGTCGGCCGTCGCCTTGACTTGTCACAGGTGGGGATCGTAATCAAGACGCAGGCCCAGGCTTGCGTACACCTGAGCGCGCTCCGCCCCGGTTGCCCATGTACAACACACGGGCAATGCAACGGACCGGCGCAAGCGACGGCACCGGAATCGCTACCTTTAAGGTTGGGGGAACATTTAGCGTGATGGCCAATCCCTTCTGCGCAGCATTCGAACTGGCGAAGCGCGGATGGAACCTCCTAGATCACCGCGGGAGCGTCTGACGCGACGCACATGCGGCGCTCGTTGGTGGGGACACATGCCAGAGATGGACCGACCGGATCGACAGAGACCTCCGCACGGCATGCCTACGCGCTCTGATCGCCGACCACGCCAACGCGCCTGCAACGCAAATCTCGTTCGACCAGGACGAAAACACCCGGTAGGCCACGGTCAGCGGTTCCACTTGGGCCGGGGTGCTTTTCGGACCGCAATCATCTCGACATATGCGCGTACCAGCGGGGGTAGTTGGAATCGGTGTTGGTTCTTCGCGTCGCGTACCACGATGACGACCAATGCGTCCGGGTTGTTGATCGGATCGGAGCTTGCGCTCTGGACAATATCTGCATACTCCGCCCCCAGCTCGCCGCCACGATGGTCGGTGACGTAGCGCCGCTGTTCGTCTGTGAGACCTTGCCACCAGTCATCGAGTTGTCTTTTCACTGCCTGCAGCCGGCGCGCCGCAATCGCGTCCAGCGTCCAATGGGTTGGGTCGTCGCTACCTACCCAGTAGGTCATTGAGATACCGGGGCGGTGCATTAACCGCTCAGCGAGGGACGTAGGCAAAGACCCAAATGGATCGTTAAGAACCGCGATCTGCTCGTGGAGCGTCAGCTGCTGATGGAACCAGCTTAGCGAGCCTTCATTGAGCACCTGATTGATCTCGTTGAGGCCGAGCCCATAACCGCGTTGACTACCGCACTTCGCAATCGTGTTCGTCGCGACATCAACTAGCTGATACGTCCCGTAGTCGCTCCCCTGGGGGTCGCGCGTGCGGGACTTTTCAAGCCGGAGACCCTGCCGGGCGGCAGACCGCCGGAGCCGATTCTCCATCACTTTGATCTTTTGGTCATCCATAGTCTCCCCAACCCTCCCATTGGTAGCGGTATGCCAGTAAAGCTACCAGAAGTGATGCTGGAACAAATGCTTGAAACGATGCTAGGATCTCGTCATGGTGGATTACCAGAAGAACGGGCCGACTTGACGCCGAAGTACGCCGACAGCCGGATGGTGCTCGACGCTTACGCGCGGATCAAGGGCCCCGTAGCTTTTCTGGACGAGTCTTACCAAGCGCCAAAGGACACCGCTGGCGGCAAGAAGACCTTTTACATCTCACCGCGGTCGTGGTGGCCACCAAGGACTTTGACGAGCTCCGAGACGGGCTCGTTGAGATCGCCGGGGAGCGTTATTGGCATACGACCGAAGCGCTCCGCGCCGGCCGGGTCGACGAGATCCGCGACATGCTGGAGTATCTCGCTGAGGGCACTGAGCCGTCCCAGGTGAGGGTGACCCGATCGGGACGGCTGCTGGCGGCTCACGAGCGCTGTTGGGCGACCCGACAAACCCTGACCGATCCCGCCCACGTCCAGGCCGCCGCGGCGTTGCGCCACCAGTTCCAAGCCGGCCCGCCACCTGAGGCCGGTGACCACCCGGTGCGTGATCTGGCCGACTACGACCGCGCGTTCGGTGTTGACTTCGTGACGCGCACAGCCACGTCCGATGGTGAGGTGGCGTGAACATGGCCGAGGATCCGATGAAGGCCGTCCTGCACTACGCCCAAGCACTCAAGGCACCCCGCATCCGCGAGTCCGCCGCCCGACTGGCCGCCCAAGCCCGAGACGCCAGCTGGACTCACGAAGAGTATCTGGCAGCGGTGCTCTCGCGCGAGGTCGCCGCCCGCGAGGCCTCCGGTGCAACCACGCGCATCCGCTCGGCCGGATTCCCGACCCGCAAGTCGTTGGAGGACTTCAACTTCGACCATCAACCCGAACTCAACCGGGACATGATCGCCCACCTGGGCACCAGTGCATTCCTGGCCAAATCCCGCAACGTGGTGCTGCTGGGCCCACCCGGCACCGGCAAGACCCACCTCGCCATCGGATTGGCCATCAAAGCCGCTCAGGCCGGGCACCGCATCGCGTTCGTCACCGCCGTGGATTGGGTCGCCCGACTCAAGGCCGCCCACAACGCCGGCCGGCTCCCCGCCGAGCTGGCCAAACTACGTCGCATCGGCCTACTCGTCGTCGATGAAGTCGGCTACATCCCGTTCGAGCAGGACGCTGCGAACCTGTTCTTCCAACTGGTCTCCAGCCGCTACGAACACGCCTCGCTGATCCTGACCTCCAACCTGCCGTTCGCCAAAGCGCACTTGTTCGCGCGAACCTGTGTTAGGCCCTGCCGAAACATCACTTGTTGTGTCGGGCCGGTGGGTGGCCGATGTGGTGTGTTACCCCGTGCTGGGTGACGTGGCAACGGCCGGGTGGGCAGCGATGATCCGCTTGGCAGCCTTGACACCAGCAACCACGGCCGATTCTTGTGAGGGTAAGGCCATGTAGTCGCCCGCGATCTGCACGGGGGCGTCGGCGGGATAATCGTCAAGAAATTTCTGCAGTGCCTTGTAGTAACCGACGTCGGCCTGGCTAGCCGCATAGGGCCATCGCGTGAGGCGGGCGGCCATAAAGTGGTCGCGAAGTTCGGGGAACAGCCTCTCGATCAGCTCCCGAGCTGTGGTCGTCAGACGGTCGCCACTCCAGTTTGTGAAGTCAATATCCCGCTGGTCAGTGAAGAAGGCGGTGATGAGGCTAGTACCCGCCGGGGCGCGGTCGGGGGCCTTAATGTGTTCGAGAAACAAGGTGCTGATCTCGACGGAAGCGGCTTTGGGCACCATGACAATGTATGGTTCCTTCTCAGTGCGCCTGGAATACGTGAGCTGCAGCGAGCAACAACCAGAGTCCTTCGACCTTGAAAGTAGATCAGCCGCAATCTCTTTCAGCGGTTCATACATGTCGACAGCGGCTCGGAATGGCGTGGCGATCACACATGCTTCGGCGCGTTCGCTGCCGGCACCCTCGGCGCTGCTTTGGTAATGGACTTCCACTCCGCGGTCGGTATTTCGGACCTCGGTAACGGGCGAGCTCAGACGCACATCGAGCTTCTCGGCCAACTTTGATGGTAAGAGCTGTAAGCCGCCTTTGAGCGTCTGCATTTTGCCCGACGCTGTGACTGCGCCGGCAAGAAATCCGACCACCGACGTCTCGTCCGGTGAACTGGTCACCATTGCGCGGGTCACGCCGTCGAGTATCAAATCGTTGAGTTCGCGACCGAAGACTCGGTCGATGTACGTCTGGACCGACTCGGTGTCGTAATGGACACGATTGTTCAACTCGTAGGGGTTTAGGCCGTAGAGCGGTTTGATGAGCCGCACTCCCCGTACCGCTAATCGCAGCTTCGCGGCAGGAGGCAGCAGCTTGGTGGTGAGGAACGACCTAAGAGGCTTATGCGTGTCAAGGATGTGCAGGTCACTGCCCTTCACCACTGCGATTTCGGGCGCGCAGTCGACCAACTTGTCTGACAAGCCCACGTCATGAACGAGCTTCATGTATTCCGTGTAGTTGTCGGTGACGATGGTCGGGCCAACGTCGAACAGGAAGCCGTCTTCGGATTCAGACAGAACCCGGCCGCCGACACGGTCCAGGCATTCAAGCACGATGACCTGCCAGCCCTGCTCATGTAGCCGGTATCCGGCGCTCAAGCCAGCCAGGCCGCTGCCGACGACGATCATGCGCTTCATATGGCTTCTCCACCCCGGGCAGTCCGGAGCCAGGTGATCCTGGCGACTGAAAAGAAACAAGCGCCCGCGATTCAGGTGTAGTTCTGCGTAACTCGGCAATCGTGGGATCCCGCCAATGCGCCGCGGGACCTCCGTCGCGGATCACAAAGAGATCGGTGAGCACCATGGGTATCGACGCTACTGCAGCTGTTTGCTGTGTGGGGCTTTCTCGGGTATGAGGTCGATCAGGGCGCGAAGGCCTCAGCCCCAACGGTGTGATGGTTGGGCAATCGGGTGGGGTCGACGTGGTCGGCAAGGTAGATCATGGCGGCCTCGGGGGCCATGCCGAAAGCGACGGCCACTAGCTTGGGGTACATGGTGTTGACGAGGTCGACCAGGCGGGTGCTGCGAACCGTTCGCGGCGCCCGGTCGAACCCGTCGAGGACGCCTCCAGCCACCCGACCCCCTTTCACCAGCGGTGGGGGCGCTGTTCAACGACTCAAATCAAAGACCTCAACCCGTGTCGCAGGTGGCCAACTCCCCCCTCGGACACAACTGTGATGGGTCGGGTCATGGGTTACACCCGGGTCGTCAGACGCTGACAGCCCCGGTCTGTACCGGGGCTGTCGGTATCTCGAGCCGGCCGCGTCAGCTACCTGCGGCCGGGACGTCGTCGGTAGTGAGGGGCTGGTCTCCCGTGTCGACCAGAAACACCGCAAGCAGCTCCGCGGGCTCGGTGGCGCTGGCGTTCTCACTGACCAGGTGATGTGCCCCCGGGGTTTCCTTCCAGGTCTCGCCGGCGCGGTAGACGCGCATCGCCTCGCCCTCAACCTGACTGCGGATGAGCCCGGAAATGACGTAGGCCATGATGAAGGCCGACCGCGCGTGGTGGTGCGCGGCGTTCTTGGCCCCCGGCGGATAGCTGACGCTCACACCCACCAGCGATTTTCCCGGGACGTTGGTCGGCTCGTCAAATACTTGACGGACCACCGACTTTGGAGCTGCCTGACCGGTATCCGGCGCCGAGCCGGTGCACGCGGCCACCAGTAGGGCGGCTGATACCGCGAGCAAAGCTTTTGCACGCATTCTGCTGACGTCCCTTCGCATGGAGGAATTCACACCCGCGCCGGTGCTGCGCGGTGAGCGATCGCCTTCATGGTGTCGCCGAGGGTCAGAATAGATACCGCCAGCAGAACGGTGTCTTTGATGAGGAATTGGCCGGTCATGGACAACAGGGGAAATCCACCGGCCGACGCCTCAGCCACGCCCGGTGTCGTGATGACGAACGACAGGGTGCTGACGAAAAGCACTATCGCCAACACGCTTCCGATCAGTGAAATCCGCGGATACCAGGGCTTCACCACCAGCAACACGGCGGTGGTGATCTCCACGACGCCGAGGATCGATGAGAACGTCTCGACGCTGAACACGCTGTACAGCCAACCCATGAAGGGACTGTTGGCTACCAGGGGTTGAATGTTGAGGGCCTCGTAGGAGCAGAACTTGAATATCCCGATCCAGCCGATGACGATGGCCAGCCCATAGCGAGCGACGATATGCGCCAGGTCATTGACGATCGGGGCGTTATTTTGGCAGACAGCGGTCAAGTCGGTTTTGGTGGACATGTTCTCGGTACCTTTCGATGAAAGCGGTCAGATGAATTGGGAGGAGCTGGGGTTCAGACGAAGGTGAAGAGCCGGTCGTGGTCGAACCGCGAAATGGGGTTGCTGTAGGTCTTCGTGGCGTCCGGGTAGCCGAGGGCCAGCAGCACCGTCGTGGTGTATCCGGTTTCGCGGATCTTGAATGCCGTATCGACGCTGGCCGGGTCGAAACCTTCCAGCGGCGTCGCGTCGAATCCCAGCTCGGCGGCCGCCATCACGGTCATCCCCAGCGCCAGGTAGGCCTGCTTCTCCATCCAGTGGGACAGATCCTTGTAGCCGTAGGTGCGCAGGTCGAGGAAGTCGCGGGTCATCGATTCCCAGTGCGACTGCTTGGCGGGGTCGGGGAACCGGCCATCGGCCCGCTCTTTGCTGAACACCTCCTCGAGGTGGCGGTCGGGCAGATCGGCCCGAGTGGTGAAAATGATGACGTGCGAGGCGTCCCGGATCTTGCCGCCGTTGTCGAGGAATCGGTCGCCCAGATTGGCAGCGAGCCGCTCCTTGCCTTCGGGCGTGCCGAGTACGTAGTAGCGGCTGGCCTGCACGTTCACCGATGACGGCGTCGAGCGCAGGAACCGCAGCAGCTGCTGCAGGGACTGGGCGGGGATGGTCTTGCTGGAGTCAAAATATCTCGTGAGGTGCTTGCTCATGAGGTTGTCGAGGTCCATGTCAATTCGCTTTCTTCGCAAGA
This is a stretch of genomic DNA from Mycolicibacter terrae. It encodes these proteins:
- a CDS encoding MMPL family transporter, with translation MLRGVTRAALTAPRRVVAVAALVLIGSAIFGAPVAGKLSAGGFTDPNSESARAGEVLVDKFGQSDQQMLITVTDAGGATSDRATSTGTAIVDHLKASPWVYGTSSTWTGSPGLVSTDGTSGLIIAQLKGGENNAQHYAKSLLDSLTDAGVFDRDGVAVAAGGDAVMYAQINEQNQHDLLVMESIAVPLSFLVLVWVFGGLVAAALPLAVAAVAIVGSMTILRALTFYTDVSIFALNLTTAMGLALAIDYTLLIISRYRDELAAGESPDDALTRTMATAGRTVLFSATTVALSMAVMAVFPMYFLKSFAYAGVATVLFVACAAIVVTPALIVVLGPRLDALDMHRVARRLLGRDEPVAKPVEQQFWHRSTTAVIRRAVPIGLVGVTVLVLLGVPFLGVKWGFPDDRALPRSASAHQVGDRLRTGFAEDSAANISAVIRDAGGLSHADLERYAASLSAVTHVSAVTAPTATFVDGQPVGPPAAPTGLVDGSALVTIASNAPLFSAASDEQLDELHRIPAPAGKTVEFAGLAQTNRDSVAAITSRLPLVLGVIAAITFVLLFLLTGSVVLPVKALMLNVLSLTAAFGALVWIFQDGHFGALGTTPTGTLVANMPVLLFCVAFGLSMDYEVFLIARIREYWLASGRTPADNDASVALGLARTGRVITAAALVMSISFAALIAAHVSFMRMFGVGLTLAVLTDATLVRTVLVPAFMHLMGRANWWAPGPLVRLHERIGISEDHTPVATKSGRHRRSGQTPAESVFAEAVGYRAALNGRPTPRHARPQPDSARR
- a CDS encoding YncE family protein, with the protein product MKHSPRRPGPFCRGLLLSLLLVLTACSSNPVTAPPPTIPPAQPAVSPAISQRPAGTVRPLGGRATGAVFDAATGVLVVLCPGADAQTPATVNLVGAPGPTVLALPGPATAVTGDGAGVAYLSSRGGYFTVDLTTRRINRIGVDDAADVDFTAIARRSDGTMVLGTADGAVHTLTSEGTRTAERAKIFARVDELVAQDNTSVVLDRGQTSVTTIGPDGKPQYALRAGQGATTLAAAPHGPVLAADTRGGQLLVYGADPLMLRQAYPVPQAPYGVAGSGGFAWVSQTATNTVVGYDLSTGIPVEKVRYPTVQQPNTLAFDDTSDTLYVVSGTGAGAQVIEHATGQR
- a CDS encoding DUF5703 family protein, which gives rise to MTALRPRRLPAGWDNELSDEYEWIPLRLPPEITRIGASTRLSIEAEYRGWELTRVRLYTDGSRRVLLRRKKSPSKAVNGNRCVDQPGL
- a CDS encoding quinone-dependent dihydroorotate dehydrogenase gives rise to the protein MGWYGALRRALFLVPPERIHTITFAALRGATAPSPARRVLQRRLAPHDPVLASTVFGVHFPGPLGLAAGFDKDGVGLKAWGALGFGYAEVGTVTAAPQPGNPAPRLFRLPDDRALLNRMGFNNHGAGALAARLARHHADVPIGVNIGKTKTTPAEEAVSDYRASARLLAPLAAYLVVNVSSPNTPGLRDLQAVEALRPILAAVRAETTRPVLVKIAPDLADDDLDAVADLSVELGLAGIVATNTTVSRDGLATPGVADLGPGGISGPPVARRALEVLQRLYARVGDRLALISVGGIETADDAWERITAGASLLQGYTGFIYGGGLWARDIHDGLARRLHQGGFGSLSEAVGSAAR
- a CDS encoding YbhB/YbcL family Raf kinase inhibitor-like protein, whose product is MTTAPDPYAALPELPTFTLTSTSVTDGQPLATAQVSGIMGAGGQDASPQLSWSGFPEETRSFAVTVYDPDAPTASGFWHWAVANLPATCTELPEGVGDGSLLPGEALTLVNDAGMRRYVGAAPPAGHGPHRYYIAVHAVDVEKLELAEDASPAYLGFNLFMHAIARAVIVGTYEQK